Proteins from one Cryptomeria japonica chromosome 4, Sugi_1.0, whole genome shotgun sequence genomic window:
- the LOC131027475 gene encoding probable phospholipid hydroperoxide glutathione peroxidase, with amino-acid sequence MGYLIPSHLSVLHIASLLVLAIAVTCALLSTHYLPFSFSSMAANTVHNFTVKDIKGNDVDLSAYKGKVLLIVNVASQCGLTNSNYKELNQLYEKYKDQGFEILAFPCNQFGGQEPGNNDQIEEVACTRFKSEFPIFDKIEVNGDNAAPIYKFLKASKGGFLGNKIKWNFTKFLVDKNGNVVSRYAPITSPLKIEKDIKQHLEVS; translated from the exons ATGGGATATTTGATTCCTTCCCATTTGTCTGTATTGCACATAGCATCGCTACTTGTATTAGCCATAGCTGTTACCTGTGCGCTGCTATCTACCCACTATCTGCCTTTCTCATTTTCAAGCATGGCTGCAAACACTGTTCACAACTTTACTGTTAAG GACATAAAGGGTAATGATGTGGATCTGAGCGCGTATAAGGGCAAGGTTTTGCTTATTGTCAATGTTGCTTCTCAGTG TGGGCTGACTAATTCCAACTACAAAGAGCTGAACCAGTTATATGAAAAGTACAAAGATCAAG GATTTGAAATACTTGCATTTCCTTGCAACCAATTTGGTGGACAAGAGCCAGGTAATAATGATCAGATTGAGGAAGTAGCTTGCACTCGCTTCAAATCCGAGTTCCCTATATTTGATAAG ATTGAAGTCAATGGTGATAATGCAGCACCCATCTACAAGTTCTTGAAAGCAAGTAAAGGTGGCTTTTTGGGGAATAAAATAAAGTGGAACTTCACTAAATTTCTAGTTGACAAAAATGGGAATGTTGTCAGCCGATATGCTCCAATAACTTCTCCACTCAAAATCGAG AAAGATATTAAGCAGCACTTGGAGGTCTCCTAA